Genomic window (Helianthus annuus cultivar XRQ/B chromosome 3, HanXRQr2.0-SUNRISE, whole genome shotgun sequence):
GTGATAAATTGTTTAGAACCTTCAAATCCAACACAATTAAATTTGATAGTGATTTAATAGTGTGAGTTTCATTGGAGAACACTAAAAAAGTAGGGAACTGGGGAACAgtgcatttaacatgttaaataaatcataaaaattcaacTTTAAatgctatttttttttaaatttggagTATTTGTATATAAATATGTGTAGAAGCTATTCCAATAAAACAATTTTGTAAAAGAAAAGTTTTACcattttttaactgttttttaaatattttttatttttattttttctattaaAAAGGCTTCTACTTGTATTTATATGCAAAAACTACGTAAAAGAAATTTATAAAAccttgatttttaacatgttaagctgaatttttaacatgttaaatctTTCTCAATTTTCTCAAGTAGGCTAGTGCTTCTCATACGATGTTGTTTATTGATTTAACATGTATTTAGAAAAAATGATGTTGTTTATTGCTTTAATGTCAAATGCAAATAATGTACTTAAATGGTGAGTTGTGTCCAAACTTTTTGTTTGGGCTCAATAAAAGGACATCCTCTACACAAACCTTAAGATTTTGAAGATTAAAAGCTGGATTTATGATTTTACGATGTTTGATCCATTTATGCCCTTCAGCGACAAGAATCCCGCCGATGAGGCTATCACGAAACGCCTCGGGGTGTGGTTTTCGAAATTCATCTGATCTTAATAATATCTCTTTTATCAACTCTGGATCCCTGATATGCATACTTGGTTTTGGCCCCATCCATATGAACGATTTTTCACCTGCTCAAACAATTCATAGTTGGATACCCATTTTTCAAAACAATTATTATCTAAAAGTGCGGTCAACGCATAACTACTGtattagtaaaaaaaaaactatgaaaATTATATAATACATCTGTACATGATGCATGAAAGATAATAATTGTCCCGTGCTTCGTATATTACTCTCAAAGGATCATGTAAAATTGCTTATGCGATGTGTAGCTCTCTACTAATCGTATCAATTTGAGTTTCTAATTACATATTACCATAAATCACACGTATATGGATTGATAGAAATAAGACATAAGTAtattgaaaaagaagaagaaagtgattAATACCATATTTGGAGATGATATGATGCTCAAAGGGGAGGGCATATGAAGCAATATCATGGGTGACTGGAATGGGCTTTGATTTACCTTCTTTCACCATTGTTGCAAGCTCTATCAAGTCACCAATTAGAAGCTTGTATGGATTACCTTTATACCCTTCATCTCTCAGCCACCTCTCTAGTTTCTTTGGCTTCAACCATATCCAGTTTAGTAATTTCCATCCCCACCTTAAGATCACAATTGCAACAATGGCTATTGCAACTCTACCCATTGTTCccattttgtttgttttttttttgtttcttacTGAGAAAGAGCAAGTGAAGTAAATGTGTATTAATAAGAAGGAAGCGTTGACTTTTATAACATTAACATGACGATGCAATTGAGCGTTagttaatgataataataatgataatgataataagaataatcatcatcatcatactaggtaaatcccacaaatagcaaagctaaggtagggtctaaggagggtaagatgtagacagtcttacctctaccccataggaTTAGAGAgcctgcttccagtgagacccccggctccatagtagttttgcatcaagccttggacataagtcGCATAACTCTCGTaaaaaggccgattagtgcatgtaccctctTTGTCCTTCGACTATCAACGGCactacatgatgcatgattaaccgtcccccACTTTTGCTCCCGAAGgtccatacatatatatattatacgtACACACCGCAAACAGGGAGTTAACATGTTGTGCAATAATAACATGTTGCATGGAAGTAAGCTAAAGAAATGGAAAAGAAACAGGAAAAGACAATTTGTGCAATATTCCATTCATTTGTATTTATGTATTTCTTtaacgaatatatatatatattttttttaattttaactatggttttcatGAAAGTCAATATGGCCGGCACTAGAAAATTGGAAAAGACACAGGAAAAAAGACAAATTTTGCAAGATCCATTTATTTGTATTTATGCATGTCTTTaaaacgtttttttttctttactaTGCTTTATGTATAACTGTTGCTATGAATTATAGTATACCCAATAGGACCGTAAACGAATCAAAGAATACGAATATATAAGGCtttgtttcttttctttcgttAAAGAAATAATGTGTttacgaacagttcatgaacatttACGGAACGAAATTTTATGTTTGTATTTGCTTATTAAGGAAACGAATGTGTTCAGAAACACGAATAAAATCAGCGGAGGCGGAAGCTAGAGGTGGATGACAGAGGGaatcctaaaccctaaaactTAAAGCACTAATCATGGAACTGTGGTCGATAGTATTCGTTAATGTGAATAATGAGAAGGAAATTGGAACAATGCATAAATGTGAGAATGAAGTTTCCTATTTTATTTGTTaggataataacaataataagaattaaataatataaaaattaagataaaataaatagatgtaCAAAAATAGTTAATAAATAACCGTAGATGAAAGAACATTTACGAAGACATTACCGAATGTTTAAGAACACAATTAAACGAATGAGTaatctgttcatgttcgttcatttaagtAATTGAACAAATTTCttatttatgttcgtttatttattaAACGAATGAACATGAACGAGCTTCTCGTCAAACAGTTCAATCCTTTGTATCACTAAAATTACCCGGTTACACAATCTGCTTTATCGTTAAAATTTGTGAGTAGCCATGCAAATTTGAGAAAACTTGACACACCATGACCTGGCCACATCAACATCAGTACCCCCCACGTTTATTTGCTAGTGTTAATTTTTTTTCcatgtaaatatatattcataGAATTATAATGGggaattggtctgtaataattctATCTAGAGGTCATTGGTTATTGACGTCTCATCTTTAAATATTCGCGCCACTAGTCCTATCTTTCATCTATTTTTCCTACaccggtcccccgttaaaaaacttaacggagttatgtttttttttccaaattacaaacagttttttacggcttttgatcagaacgacgatacgagaccattgatgtaaaacttacctcaaaacatgctccaaacgatgaaaacggtgcttcaattcgggtgtttaaatttccaattaacgaAAATCAAGTCATTTGTAGTATCattttgaggtaagttttacatcaatcgacttgtATCGTTGTTCTGATCACAAGccctaaaaaatttgtttgtaatttggaaaaaagcttgaCTCcgttaagtgtttttttttttttttttttttttttttttttttttttttaacggggaactggtgtaggaaaaataggtgaaatgtgGGACTGGTGGGAGGAATATTCAAAGGTGAGACTGTTAATGGCCAATgaccttttttttttgaacggccgacaAAATATTTTATTCATTGTAGCGGGATGCTACCACCAAACATACAAAAGTTTTACACCAAGTTAAACTACATAATTACAAAAATTGCTTAACCACCCACTTTAAATTTACTCCATTCTTCCCATGTAAGTGTCTCCGTCTTTGACCGGTTCTTCACCCATAGATACGCCAAAGCTTTGATTTCGTCTAGGATCTTAGTCGTGTTTGGTGTTACTTGTTGAAACACTAATTCATTCCTCGACTTCCAAATGCTCCAAAGTGTTACCAAAATGACCTCCTACAACACCTTCTTCTTTCTGGAGGAACCCGAGCTTATCTCATGTAGTGTTAATAAATCCTTTATATCAAATGCAATGATAGGTGGAATCGAGCACCAATTCACAACATTTTGCCATATCAGTTGAGCAAAGTGACATGAAACAAAAATGTGTTCACTAGTCTCGAAATAGTTTCCACACATGGCGCACATTTGGTTTTGCACTGGAATATTCCGAGCAAATAATGCACTCTTTGTCGGCAAGCGTTCCATTTCAGCTCTCCATGCCACTATTCCAACTTTTTCCGGGACCCAATTATTCCATTTGAATACCCTTGCAGGCCGCACGCGATTAGCCGCTCCCAGAATTCTTTTTATGCTTGCAACATTAAACGAACCCGAACCATCAAACTTCCACAACCACTTGTCTGCTCCATTTGAAATCCTCGCCCATTCAGCCCATTAATCTGCCCCAATAATTGTTGGAGTTGACTGTCTTCATTATTCCCCAAAGTCGATAACCTCCAGGCCCAATGAAATTCTAACTGTGACCCCCTAATCTTCATTCGATCGCATACTAGAGAGTCCTTATGACTTTCAGCTTTAAACAGGTCCGGAAACTTAAGGTAAAAGGGGACCGAATCGGCCCAACAATCCAGccagaaaaatatattttaccaTCAGCCAAGACTGCATTTGAAGCTGTATTTAAATCGATATCAGCGGCTAATAAAATATTTCGAACACTAGCGATACTCTTCCAAGGCCGGGCCATAGAAACTTTTATTGGGATATCTTTCCATCCTCGCGAATTATGATGTATTGCCCAGATAACGCGTCTCCACAAACCGCTTTTTTTCGTTttaaacctccaccaccattttgcCAACATCGCTATATTCGCATCCCTTAGTGAACCAAACCCCAAACCCCCGTATTCCACCGGAGCTATCGTTTTATCCCATGCCATCCAATTCATTCTAGCTTTTTCCTCCGATCCTCCCCAAAAGAATACTCGTCTTATTCTATCAAGGGACTCCAAAACTTGTATCGGGGCTTTATATAGTGAAAAGAAATATGTAGGTAAGGAATTTAACACCGATTTAATAAGTGTAATCCTTCCACCATATGATAGTGTTTTAGCTTTCCACAATGAAAGCCTATTCTTAAATACATCAATCACCGATTTCCAATTTTTTACAAGATTCATGTTCGCACCTAATATCATACCAAGATGTTTAAATGGGAACGTACCTTTTTTACACCTTAACAAGTTTGCCATATCTTGTACTTCGTGATCCTCCACCCCTATCCCATAGATGCTACACTTCTCTAAATTTACTCTTAGTCCTGACACCAAATAAAAGCATCTCAACAATCGCCTTAGGTTTGTTATATTATTGGTGGACCATTCTCCCAAAAACATAACATCATCGGCATACACTCTTCCGTATGAAACATACCTTCATTAGAGAATTTGATTCCGTTAAAAAGACCCATAGCAGTGGCTTTTTTCATAATTCCAGTTAGAGCTTCTGTAGGATCGaattcggacccgaacgagtcgatcagaagagtttatcctTGTAACGAAAGGTGGAAACAGACGTAacaaggtcaattcagcaagatatactCATAAATTgcctttctgattgatataatgACTGATTACAATGAgtcggcacttcggcagcacttcattACACTGACCGGAATTCTatatgtaatttcgcatgaacaaGACTATTTATAGGCCTGGAATTCCGTGTGAAAGAGCTCCCAAACGAAATTAGATTCCATgcggaatctaattccgtgcggaatcaCTCATGTGCattttcatgcggaattagccaCTCATGCGGAATTACCTGATTTCTCGAAATACGTGCCCTGTTCTATCTATCTAagacaagactcgatacaagacgaagtcgacagatgcatgcactaacagactccccctcgagtgttgacgagtcttcagtgtcgagtcttcgcatcttcagtctttatcagtcttcgggcttctcttcAAAGTATCTTACATTGTAAATCATCCTcaaatctctctcttctcttctctatcAGCACCATCAGACTCCCCTTGAACAAATACTCTCTCCCtcgaatgttgaatctttaaattcatcagcaGCTTGCGTGTCTACAAGCTTCCAGAATTAACACCTGGCTCTTAGCATCTTCAAACTCCCCCATTCGATAAACTGGGATcacagtctggctttcacaggttcaagatcgtcgCCTGGCTCACACTCTgctcagaatcgaaacctggctctctaAACATAGAATCCTCAGGAATCGGAACCTAGCTAACCTGCACAGTCTCTTTCATAAACATAAGCTTTATACCATAAAGACTTTTGCAATTTCAGACACTACTTACagatctctgatgaaccacttgtaaaaacattGATTCAACATTAAAatcttctgatgaccacttgcaagaaagatttcaaaacatttttactCACACTCTTCCTCAAATGATGCTCATcttgtttagcacttggaattttgaaaattagctttccaacaacagttgtcgaaaatctttttggatttttcaaaatttatactaaaaacacactgaaaatctttttggaattttgaataaaatgaaatacagtaaagaaatatttacagacaatctttttgtgagtttgtgtaagaggatcatatcagtttatgagacaaaccaccaacaccattaagcttcatttcatttaaaattctaaacaattcacctagattgtcaatatactggtccacttaaattttcacacaaagttcaactgttttgagatacgatattagagttttaagcacttaaacttattcgcatgtcccaccacttgaatatactcccgtatccagatcccaatattcagtcttacaggtgagtataccaagatgatatctgttaaaggattaaatgcgaaaccgtgagagctcaggtcagaacttccgttcagcagagagatgacggctcgactttaggtgtgttccctttagagaatcttttcttcaacagcacatgattagcatttttcaatgtttcattatttttttgtactgagggttgcgctatatttcaagcattttgtaaagtattatacggagactaggctattgcttccgcaaaatcagaagtcccgggataataccccagatatcactgagtataaagacctagtatctcagaaagagggacctatcaaacaagatttcgggggttacccatatatccaagaaatgttacccacgagataagtaagtttgaaatttaggtttatatctcgaatacaatctaataaatgtgtaaaaacctcctggcacatccacagtgaaattgtttatcacatttttttactttacatttctttagcgtgttgtaatagtccactgatgtactataatttcctcttttctcaacaaaactcttttttggtttttatcatgttttttgactttttcaaattctctaatgtttttgaaatttctgaaatttttactccccctaaaacgcaaacacatttaaagaaatttgaaaacaaactgtacaagataCTGAcaactgatgtgaattgcttcaaatcaccatccacttggcataaacaatcagaactccccctctcaacaaactattttcccattatgatttcaaaacacttaagtttgttttaatcaaaatagtttttccggaaaattagttttgttttaaccacttgtaggttcggggttcatCATCTTGCTTTGTTCTTCAACCTATTCACATgcaggattacatcaagttcaacttaatgaccttgattaacctctgtaccacttgtaaatttaCCTATCcaaatacaaagaatgatgccgactcatgctccacgattaccaacttaggagctccggcaagtcaggtttttcattcaaagaatatgtccacccaagcctgaccagccttgggtgttaccaagtcaccatcactcggtttcttacctcccatctttttctcatagaactctttaacccctttgacttttctatcaatcattttaccaaagatgtgtttcactttggggttaaaggccttttcgacatcaaaaacctttttatcggaataaaattggtttgaaatttcaacttaaCCAATTTTCTTCTGAAAATTTTCAGTctgaagtggtggaaaattcacatcatccacagtcggaactgatttttcacctctttcctcaacctgtggctcctctgactttgtggaatcagattcatcgccagaagatagctcctctgattttgacctatcagaatcatcgctagaactatcacccgatttcttaacaacccatttctggttgtcagatttagctcttttcttgtaaaacttgtttgaacattcaccaatttcaaattttgaatttttaaatagtttggttctatcaattggtggttcaaactcaatcactttctctttcattttaaaaactccctgtttggtttgAAATGCCTGTGAACAATTTATGGCAATATGACCACtttttccacacttgaaacaggttcgagtttccttctTCTGATACACAGTCTgcatctcttcttgcttctttgcaaggaattctctgttcgactgctttctgaacaacttttctttctcttcttcagaagatgtacctgaaacaaatgtcatttttgatttaaaatctcgaatatatttttcatttttctgattttctggtggaataaatccaagacctttctttttgaaattaccgttatggtttggtttctttcgataaccagaaccagaactgtaacctttttttcttgtttaacctttgttgtactcttgaggtgtattttttaggtttatcagtaagatttacatcttttatttcagaaatattaatttctgttaatttgaaaaccttttttatcaattcaggtttaacacctcttattggaaattcctcatctgaatataatttatcagaatcattcaaagtataagcaactttaaacgtttcatcatccaaattagattttgataacaaaaattcattactgtaaactcttttgccctgtttttctgtttgactcggagtgctggactcagattttgactctgatatagactctgactttgactcctctgtttcatcgttatctaacacatgatccaccactttcttcattaattgagattgttgatcagtgtcagatgatgtgaacgtgacatctattttttctggcaaattgactgtagactcagactcccactgtaagtttgttgccttttgaactctttcagaatttggatttctaggcaaatatccattttccagcgggggtggacacttgttataactgaaaccttgtttcttaccagaattctttttgtcagtctttttctttgtgtcattcttcttttcagTCTTCTTTTCAGGAGCCTTTTCTTCAGAAACCTTTTGTTCTTCGGTTACTTCATCatcctcaaatgccttcatgccttcaacagttcgataaatcatgtcaatgaaataagaagtacatgagtaacttttcaacaaacgatttactctttcagtttctaTCCTTTGTAGttccagtttctgttcaagagcagcacacttctcgatataTTGTTCATAACTTTTTGCTTTAtcatgaacgctccttgaagtgtcttcgttgctgttgcttgttcttcgcttgtatcattgtacatattcatggccttgttcagcacatcatatgattccttcAATCGGTTCATATTGTTAATCAgttcactgtttttcttcttcaaaatctcaCAGGTTTCACAATTTGCTTGAATCTTCCGTgcatcagcttcttcatcaattttgaactttggaacttctttaacttttcttctgaccaccggaacatcttcatcatcactgcttaccggtgttttgacctttttctttttctgtttatgtaacacctcgaaattttgtgtccaatgatgtgttaacacgtgtcatttgattacacgtggcatccataataaataaaggactaattttgacaaaccttgaaagtatataaattcgagggttataaatgtcaacaagggtaaatatactgtatagtatccctaaataatgcttaaaccttcaaacgaataaattatagatcgtacaaaaacaaaacgcgaaagaaagtgagagattacaaactacaggggttaactgtgtcaacatgtttaataatacctctgagtgaccctttaacgttccaaagactttgtaacggtattataccctcactaaaataatatatatgaatttcgcgaagtttcgatatgaaacgagaaagttacgatcgaattcgtagaagaagggttaaaagcgacaacagtgaaagttaaggctttccaatataattaataaataaaccagggacttaataatgcgggtaaataacacgaggcccctatcggtaaataaccgagggccaaaccgcaaagttaccccttcaaaaccgaaaggtcaggtaaatcattacgaaagatttcgttattaatggctgGATTCTACAATCATTGCAAAAGGATttgaaaatcctgaaatcttaacctctcgcggcccgcgtgaaggttaagcttaagttgaggcgggccgcgagccacctcaattacgcatcTGATTTATTGAACTCAtgcgacccgcgttaaaatgcatgggaactcccatgcgggccgcgtaaagtgcccagatgcagaattgttgtaactacatggcttttggagcttgtgaacgaccaaacctcaatcaatgaggcatgggtgctccctactcgacccataaccctctaatacacctgccattcatccaagggcacttgtagagttgtgtgtaatgatcttgagccatgacatttgctataaatagcactagtatgcaacataacattcacaacatcaaaacacacacctctggtcatttcaa
Coding sequences:
- the LOC110931426 gene encoding uncharacterized protein LOC110931426, whose product is MKKATAMGLFNGIKFSNEGLRVNLEKCSIYGIGVEDHEVQDMANLLRCKKAPIQVLESLDRIRRVFFWGGSEEKARMNWMAWDKTIAPVEYGGLGFGSLRDANIAMLAKWWWRFKTKKSGLWRRVIWAIHHNSRGWKDIPIKVSMARPWKSIASVRNILLAADIDLNTASNAVLADDKWLWKFDGSGSFNVASIKRILGAANRVRPARVFKWNNWVPEKVGIVAWRAEMERLPTKSALFARNIPVQNQMCAMCGNYFETSEHIFVSCHFAQLIWQNVVNWCSIPPIIAFDIKDLLTLHEISSGSSRKKKVL